The window GTTTTACCACTGTATCATGTTTTTCTTCAACATCCTCCGAAGATACATCCAGAACATGCAACAATAAATCCGCATCATTAATTTCTTCAAATGTAGTCCGAAATGCAGACATCAAATCCTTTGGCAGATTCCTTATAAAACCTACTGTGTCAATTATAATTACTTCCCGTTCTCGGGGAAAACGTAACCTTCTCGAAACAGGATGTAAAGTAGCAAATAAAAAGTCTTCTGCAACAACAGAACTATTTGTTAAATTGTTTAATAATGTAGATTTCCCGGCATTTGTATATCCTACAATAGCAACTGATGGAACCTGACGGACTGTTCGGACCTGCCTTCTTAATTCACGCCGTTTCCCCAATTCTTTTACTTCCTGTTCTAACTGAGCAATTCGGTCCCTTGCCCTTCTTCTATCTATCTCCAATTTCGTTTCACCAGGTCCTCTTCCACCTATTCCACCTGTTAAACGAGAGAGTGCAGTTTGTTTTATGCCCAGAAACGGAAATAGATATTTTAATTGTGCTAGCTCAACTTGAATTTTTCCCTCTCTTGTGACTGCATGTTGTGCAAATATGTC is drawn from Thermodesulfovibrionales bacterium and contains these coding sequences:
- the hflX gene encoding GTPase HflX, coding for DIFAQHAVTREGKIQVELAQLKYLFPFLGIKQTALSRLTGGIGGRGPGETKLEIDRRRARDRIAQLEQEVKELGKRRELRRQVRTVRQVPSVAIVGYTNAGKSTLLNNLTNSSVVAEDFLFATLHPVSRRLRFPREREVIIIDTVGFIRNLPKDLMSAFRTTFEEINDADLLLHVLDVSSEDVEEKHDTVVK